The following proteins are encoded in a genomic region of Gemmatimonadaceae bacterium:
- a CDS encoding DUF302 domain-containing protein, which yields MVQQTTPYGLSVTVPLAYDAAVERVRAELAREGFGVLTEINVTKTLKDRLGIDFRPYVILGACNPPLAHQALSAEPDIGLLLPCNVVVYATDEPGRTVVAAMDPVAALSLAGNPAVAPLAAEVRARVERVLAATARE from the coding sequence ATGGTGCAGCAGACGACGCCCTACGGCCTCTCGGTCACCGTACCGCTCGCGTACGACGCGGCGGTGGAACGCGTGCGCGCCGAACTCGCCAGGGAGGGATTCGGCGTCCTGACCGAGATCAATGTTACCAAAACACTAAAAGATCGGCTCGGGATCGACTTCCGCCCGTACGTGATCCTCGGCGCCTGCAACCCCCCACTGGCCCACCAGGCGCTGAGCGCGGAGCCCGACATCGGATTGCTGCTCCCGTGCAACGTCGTGGTGTACGCGACCGACGAGCCCGGACGGACCGTCGTGGCAGCCATGGATCCTGTGGCCGCGTTGAGCCTGGCCGGCAACCCCGCCGTGGCGCCGCTCGCCGCTGAAGTGCGCGCCCGCGTGGAACGCGTGCTCGCCGCCACCGCCAGGGAGTAA
- a CDS encoding DUF2892 domain-containing protein: MSRNVGTVDRWVRVLLGLALLSVLFVGPKSMWGLVGLILLATAGVSFCPLYSMFGWSTSATPSSNTPGSKANG; the protein is encoded by the coding sequence ATGTCACGCAACGTCGGGACCGTGGATCGATGGGTGCGCGTTCTGCTTGGACTCGCGCTGCTGTCGGTGCTGTTCGTCGGGCCCAAGTCGATGTGGGGGCTGGTGGGGCTGATCCTGCTCGCCACCGCCGGGGTTTCGTTCTGCCCGCTGTACAGCATGTTCGGCTGGTCCACCTCCGCCACGCCTTCATCGAACACGCCTGGATCGAAGGCGAACGGCTGA